Proteins encoded by one window of Leishmania infantum JPCM5 genome chromosome 32:
- a CDS encoding putative cysteine peptidase, Clan CA, family C19 — protein sequence MGGPPGSQVAQKKPNRPRHKKQEGVSENGASAKGATTLASSNGCGVTAMQAAASPSPFQPPRQPNVYTDCAPLRELYDQVRLSECGLHGISVRGGAGRPRRREEKGRPFTLQQSFSELPYPRGIMNNSNFCFMNSMLQALMFIPSFAQLTVSVSCDAQARQLCPTLATLGKWTLQYWKPGFTRLAMIAPTLMPRLPAGANNSNSGAPRSAVVPASQRILDGSVQEDAQEFLQKLLERVHEELVGLEEAFQQADASEAATESEMGLIAPAATTTTASGGGGGGGGGGRADAPDDATASTFHKKGWTFVKGKEKLAVREHEDVQGQSKLLASIFGGTLESHLQGKQRQRDRVSVLIERYYCLPVDVGFAPECTVEQALERTFMTERIYDSEHEKKLKKTLRLGRLPSVLFLQLRRWAVTREGELVKLDNVVRIKRTLLIPRTICADETLGNTERAYRLLSVVCHRGDAVSRGHYVTYLVHHAATPAVLKVQSSEPGNKDTAILRSPPDAATVILCNDANISVCPAKNMEKETMYFLVYQKTS from the coding sequence ATGGGTGGGCCACCGGGGTCACAGGTGGCGCAGAAGAAACCAAACCGACCACGGCACAAAAAACAGGAGGGTGTAAGCGAAAATGGTGCCAGCGCCAAGGGAGCAACGACGCTTGCCTCTTCCAATGGATGTGGCGTCACAGCTATGCaggctgctgcgtcgccgtcgccgtttcAGCCACCACGCCAGCCTAACGTGTACACCGactgcgcaccgctgcgagAGCTGTACGACCAAGTTCGACTGAGTGAATGCGGCCTCCACGGCATTAGTGTCAGGGGCGGTGCTGGTCGACCGCGAAGGCGGGAGGAAAAGGGACGCCCCTTCACGCTTCAGCAATCCTTCAGCGAATTGCCGTACCCGCGTGGGATAATGAACAACAGCAACTTCTGCTTCATGAATTCGATGCTGCAGGCACTCATGTTCATTCCCTCCTTTGCGCAACTGACCGTCTCCGTCAGCTGTGATGCGCAGGCACGCCAGCTGTGCCCCACGCTGGCGACCCTTGGAAAGTGGACACTTCAGTACTGGAAGCCCGGTTTCACGCGGCTAGCGATGATAGCCCCAACGTTGATGCCGCGCTTGCCTGCTGGTGCCAACAACAGTAACAGCGGCGCTCCTCGGTCGGCCGTGGTGCCCGCCTCGCAGCGGATCCTTGACGGCTCTGTGCAGGAGGACGCGCAGGAGTTTCTGCAGAAGTTGCTAGAGCGTGTGCATGAAGAGCTGGTGGGTCTCGAGGAAGCTTTTCAGCAGGCCGACGCGTCTGAAGCGGCGACGGAGAGCGAAATGGGGTTGATTGCCcctgctgccaccaccaccaccgccagtggcggtggtggtggtggtggtggtggtggccgcgccgATGCTCCGGACGACGCGACCGCCTCGACCTTCCACAAGAAGGGCTGGACGTTTGTGAAGGGAAAGGAGAAGCTGGCGGTGCGGGAGCACGAGGATGTGCAAGGGCAGTCGAAACTGCTGGCAAGTATCTTTGGTGGAACGCTGGAGAGCCACTTGCAGGggaagcagcgccagcgcgaccGCGTGTCAGTGCTCATCGAGAGGTACTACTGTCTCCCCGTCGACGTTGGCTTTGCGCCGGAGTGTACCGTTGAGCAAGCTCTCGAGCGCACCTTCATGACAGAGCGGATCTATGACAGCGAGCATGAGAAAAAACTCAAGAAGactctccgcctcggccgTCTGCCCTCCGTTCTctttctgcagctgcgccgctgggCCGTGACGCGCGAGGGCGAGCTCGTGAAGCTCGACAACGTTGTGCGTATCAAGCGCACCTTGCTGATTCCTCGTACCATCTGCGCTGATGAGACACTTGGCAACACCGAGCGAGCGTACCGTCTCCTGTCGGTTGTGTGCCATCGCGGTGACGCCGTTAGTCGGGGGCACTATGTCACCTACTTAGTGCACCATGCCGCGACCCCAGCCGTCCTGAAGGTGCAGTCGAGTGAGCCGGGCAACAAGGACACTGCAATCCTGCGTTCGCCGCCTGACGCGGCGACAGTGATTCTCTGCAATGACGCCAACATTTCTGTGTGTCCAGCAAAGAACATGGAGAAGGAGACCATGTACTTTCTCGTCTACCAGAAGACAAGCTGA